The proteins below are encoded in one region of Winogradskyella helgolandensis:
- a CDS encoding ribonucleotide-diphosphate reductase subunit beta, whose product MEITQIIKRDYETSPFVLNKISNAIEKAMLSVGNGTKEDANSISVDVLQTLLNRKGKDHNYLPTVEEVQDLVEEKLMTSSFPSVAKAYILYRDEQSRLRKTNIFEKRINLKPYEYPELNEYVDAIRHSYWIHSEFNFTSDIQDFKTRLTVVEQNAIKNTMLAISQIEVAVKSFWGDIYHKMPKPEIGSVGATFAESEVRHHDAYSHLLEILGLNNEFKNLKKKPVIMRRVHYLETALKNSKSEDNKEYAESILLFSLFIEHVSLFSQFLIIMAFNKHKNMLKGVSNVVEATSKEEQIHGDFGIDIIKIIKKENPTWFDEEHSSLVRELCREAFDSESKLVDWIFEAGELDFLPKDVINEFIKNRFNNSLESIGIEKVFDVDEKLLEQTDWFDDEIIGTKHGDFFVKRSINYAKRQKSVTGDDLF is encoded by the coding sequence ATGGAGATTACTCAGATTATTAAAAGAGATTATGAAACAAGTCCGTTTGTTTTAAATAAAATTTCTAACGCTATTGAAAAAGCAATGCTTTCTGTTGGAAACGGCACTAAAGAAGATGCAAATTCAATTTCAGTAGATGTTTTACAAACGTTATTAAACAGAAAAGGGAAGGACCATAATTATTTACCTACTGTAGAAGAGGTACAAGATCTTGTTGAAGAAAAATTAATGACAAGCTCTTTTCCTAGTGTAGCAAAAGCTTACATATTATATAGAGACGAACAATCAAGACTTAGAAAAACAAATATTTTTGAAAAGCGTATTAACTTAAAGCCTTATGAGTATCCTGAGCTTAATGAGTATGTAGATGCTATTAGACACTCATACTGGATTCATTCAGAATTTAATTTCACAAGCGATATTCAAGATTTTAAAACAAGACTTACCGTTGTTGAGCAAAATGCGATTAAAAATACAATGCTTGCTATTTCTCAAATTGAAGTGGCAGTAAAATCATTTTGGGGAGATATTTACCACAAAATGCCGAAACCAGAAATCGGATCTGTAGGAGCAACATTTGCTGAAAGTGAAGTACGTCATCACGATGCTTACTCGCATTTATTAGAAATTTTAGGTCTTAATAACGAATTTAAAAACTTAAAGAAAAAGCCAGTAATAATGAGACGTGTTCATTATTTAGAAACGGCTTTAAAAAATTCTAAAAGTGAGGATAATAAGGAATATGCAGAATCAATTTTATTGTTTTCTCTTTTTATAGAACATGTCTCTTTATTTTCTCAGTTTTTAATCATCATGGCTTTTAACAAACATAAGAACATGCTTAAAGGTGTTTCTAATGTCGTGGAAGCAACGTCTAAAGAAGAACAAATACATGGTGATTTCGGAATTGACATTATTAAAATTATCAAAAAAGAAAACCCAACATGGTTTGATGAAGAACATAGTTCTTTAGTTAGAGAATTATGTAGAGAAGCTTTTGATTCTGAAAGTAAATTAGTGGATTGGATTTTTGAAGCAGGAGAATTAGACTTCTTACCAAAAGATGTCATAAATGAATTTATTAAAAACAGATTCAACAATTCATTAGAAAGTATTGGCATTGAAAAAGTATTTGATGTTGATGAAAAATTATTAGAACAAACCGATTGGTTTGATGACGAAATTATAGGAACTAAACATGGAGATTTCTTCGTGAAACGTTCTATCAATTATGCAAAGAGACAAAAAAGTGTAACCGGCGACGACCTATTTTAA
- a CDS encoding ribonucleoside-diphosphate reductase subunit alpha: MNQDIKNKVIHETTKTSSHDELIKARKEAIKEAKAEPEIKWLTEHSRQFLASGYLTGDTTPEERIREIANNAEKILGIDGFADKFYGYMAEGYYSLASPVWSNFGKKRGLPISCFGSHISDDMGDILYTQSEVGMMSKLGGGTSGYFGKLRHRGAPVKNNGESSGAVHIMQLFEKMVDVVSQGSVRRGRFSPYLPIDHQDIHEFLEIGTEGNPIQELTHGVTVGNEWMQEMIDGDADKRAIWAKVLQRRGEIGYPYIFFRDNANNAAPDVYRDKKHEIYASNLCSEIMLPTNEEWSFVCVLSSINLLHYDKWKDTDAVETMVYFLDAVLEEFITKLEVYRDSADRDDRQTFMFMEKAYNFAKENRALGLGALGWHSLLQSKMVSFDSKEAFDLNSEIFKTIKDKSVKASEELAKLFGEPEVLKGYGRRNTTLNAVAPTTSSAFILGQVSQGIEPIWSNSYVKDIAKIKTTIKNPYLLALLEEKGLNTNEIWKSIRDYDGSVQHLEELTDHEKDVFKTYSEIDQMTIIYQAANRQNHIDQAQSLNIMVHPDMPVKDINKIYVTAWQLGVKSLYYQHSMNAAQKFKQKKECASCEG; this comes from the coding sequence ATGAACCAAGACATTAAAAACAAAGTGATCCACGAAACAACAAAAACATCTAGCCACGATGAGTTAATCAAAGCTAGAAAAGAAGCCATAAAAGAAGCAAAGGCTGAACCAGAAATAAAATGGTTAACAGAACATAGTCGTCAATTTTTAGCCTCTGGTTATCTTACAGGAGATACAACTCCAGAAGAACGTATTAGAGAAATTGCCAATAATGCAGAAAAAATATTAGGCATTGATGGTTTTGCAGATAAGTTTTATGGGTATATGGCAGAAGGCTATTACTCATTAGCATCTCCAGTGTGGTCTAACTTTGGAAAAAAACGTGGCTTACCAATTAGTTGTTTTGGGTCGCATATTTCTGATGATATGGGAGATATCTTGTATACACAGTCGGAAGTAGGAATGATGTCTAAATTAGGAGGTGGTACTTCTGGTTATTTTGGTAAACTTCGTCATAGAGGAGCACCTGTAAAAAATAACGGTGAGTCTTCAGGAGCTGTGCATATTATGCAGTTGTTCGAAAAAATGGTCGATGTTGTAAGTCAAGGATCAGTGAGAAGAGGTCGTTTTTCTCCGTACTTACCAATAGATCACCAAGATATTCACGAGTTTTTAGAAATAGGAACAGAAGGAAATCCAATTCAAGAATTAACGCATGGTGTTACTGTTGGTAACGAGTGGATGCAAGAAATGATTGATGGAGATGCTGATAAAAGAGCTATTTGGGCAAAAGTTTTACAACGTAGAGGTGAAATAGGATATCCTTATATATTCTTTAGGGATAATGCTAATAATGCTGCTCCAGATGTATATCGCGATAAAAAACATGAGATTTACGCTAGTAATTTATGTTCAGAAATTATGTTGCCTACAAATGAAGAATGGTCATTTGTATGTGTGTTATCGTCTATAAACTTATTACATTACGATAAGTGGAAAGATACAGACGCTGTTGAAACAATGGTATATTTCCTAGATGCTGTTTTAGAAGAGTTCATTACAAAACTAGAGGTTTATAGAGATTCTGCAGATAGAGATGATAGACAAACCTTCATGTTTATGGAAAAAGCCTATAACTTTGCTAAAGAAAATAGAGCTTTAGGATTAGGAGCCTTAGGATGGCACTCGTTATTGCAATCTAAAATGGTAAGTTTTGATAGTAAAGAAGCGTTTGATTTAAATAGTGAAATCTTTAAAACCATAAAAGATAAGTCAGTTAAGGCTTCTGAAGAATTAGCTAAGTTATTTGGTGAGCCAGAAGTATTAAAAGGGTACGGAAGACGTAACACCACTTTAAATGCTGTAGCGCCAACAACATCATCTGCTTTTATATTAGGACAAGTATCACAAGGTATTGAGCCAATATGGTCTAATAGTTATGTAAAGGATATCGCTAAAATAAAAACAACGATTAAGAATCCGTATTTATTAGCCCTTTTAGAAGAGAAAGGATTAAATACCAATGAAATTTGGAAAAGCATCCGTGATTATGATGGTTCTGTTCAACATTTAGAAGAGTTGACTGACCATGAAAAGGATGTGTTTAAAACCTATTCTGAGATTGATCAAATGACTATCATTTATCAAGCAGCAAATAGACAAAACCATATAGATCAAGCACAGTCTTTAAACATTATGGTGCATCCAGATATGCCAGTAAAAGACATTAATAAGATATATGTTACCGCTTGGCAATTAGGTGTAAAATCATTGTACTACCAACACAGTATGAATGCTGCACAGAAGTTTAAGCAAAAGAAAGAATGTGCTAGTTGTGAAGGGTAA
- a CDS encoding RDD family protein: MQENTFEITDDLLASKSQRFLHYIIDAIPQYLFFYALTYGFYYLGELTGIYIFNDYWNGMSEIEDLIITYLFIVLYYFVMEKYTFKTFGKFFTKTIVVSIDGSEPTTKQILQRSLSRCIPFDALSFLGTIGKGWHDSFSNTYVVKEDEFYARKNALLALEKIGQIGREY, encoded by the coding sequence ATGCAAGAAAATACATTTGAAATTACCGATGATTTATTAGCTAGCAAAAGTCAGCGTTTTCTCCATTATATTATTGATGCAATTCCCCAATATTTATTTTTCTATGCCTTAACTTATGGGTTTTATTATTTAGGCGAGTTAACAGGTATTTATATTTTTAATGACTACTGGAATGGGATGTCTGAAATTGAAGATCTAATTATAACTTATTTGTTTATAGTTCTCTATTACTTTGTAATGGAAAAATACACCTTTAAAACATTTGGGAAGTTCTTTACTAAAACAATCGTGGTTTCTATTGATGGTAGTGAGCCTACCACAAAACAAATACTTCAAAGAAGCTTGAGTAGGTGTATACCATTTGATGCATTATCCTTTTTAGGCACAATTGGCAAGGGTTGGCATGATTCTTTTTCAAATACTTACGTAGTTAAAGAAGATGAATTTTACGCGAGAAAAAATGCCTTGCTCGCATTAGAAAAAATTGGGCAAATTGGTAGAGAGTATTAA
- a CDS encoding DUF6503 family protein has translation MKSYLATVVFLISISGFSQVISSKALLKNAMDYHDPNGNWTSFNDTFTVVMTTPSAPKRTSIISINLPDDYFSVTATKDSVTTTYTLDKGKCQMSYNGKALDSISAKEKNMTCDRATLYKNYYSYLYGLPMKLKDPGTNLSDKVEKRTFKGKTYLVLKVTYDATVGSDVWYFYFNPKTYAMEIYQFFKTDTNGKEKSDTGEYIVLTEEALVNGIKMPKARAWYYNKDDKYLGTDTLVVD, from the coding sequence ATGAAATCATATTTAGCAACTGTAGTCTTTTTGATATCCATCTCTGGTTTTAGTCAAGTTATATCTTCAAAAGCGCTATTAAAAAATGCCATGGATTACCACGATCCCAATGGTAACTGGACAAGCTTTAATGATACCTTCACTGTTGTAATGACCACTCCAAGTGCTCCAAAACGCACGAGCATTATTTCTATTAATTTACCTGACGACTATTTTAGTGTCACCGCTACAAAAGATAGCGTAACTACAACGTATACACTAGATAAAGGTAAGTGCCAAATGAGCTACAATGGTAAAGCTTTAGATAGTATTTCAGCTAAAGAAAAGAACATGACTTGCGATAGAGCCACCCTTTACAAAAACTACTATTCTTATTTATATGGCTTGCCCATGAAGCTTAAGGATCCTGGCACTAACCTTAGCGACAAGGTTGAAAAAAGAACCTTTAAAGGCAAAACGTATCTTGTTTTAAAAGTGACCTATGATGCCACTGTTGGAAGCGATGTTTGGTATTTCTATTTTAATCCAAAAACCTATGCTATGGAAATCTATCAGTTCTTTAAAACAGATACTAATGGCAAAGAGAAATCAGATACAGGTGAATATATAGTGCTAACTGAAGAAGCGCTTGTAAATGGCATTAAAATGCCTAAAGCTAGAGCTTGGTATTATAATAAGGATGACAAGTATTTAGGGACTGATACTTTGGTTGTGGATTAA
- a CDS encoding OmpA/MotB family protein, whose amino-acid sequence MKKISILLVTAVLLSACVSKKKYVALEQQHGETVSELTKTRVEKEDLENKFAAIEARVNQYNAKIQSLNDDVEGLTIDNKAKFEVSEDGTVASGASKEKMRETLKNVSSEKLAGAKTLKDSMNLAIQYNLSKAMNTSDLNEDEDIVIDINETVVMISIDDDMLFNTASYRVGNKADKILQKLADVINSEPSLDVMVEGHTDSRSINTDKIADNWDLSVLRATSVVRKLQKQFKVAPEQLIASGRSSYQPLVENDTNANRAKNRRTRIILMPNIDKFFAMMEAK is encoded by the coding sequence ATGAAGAAAATTTCAATCCTATTAGTAACCGCTGTTTTATTAAGTGCATGTGTATCTAAGAAAAAATACGTAGCGTTAGAACAACAACACGGTGAAACCGTAAGTGAGCTTACTAAGACAAGAGTAGAAAAAGAAGATTTAGAAAATAAATTTGCTGCAATTGAAGCACGTGTTAATCAATACAACGCCAAAATTCAATCTTTAAATGACGATGTTGAAGGGTTAACTATTGATAACAAAGCAAAATTTGAAGTTTCCGAAGACGGTACTGTAGCTTCTGGAGCTAGTAAAGAAAAAATGCGCGAAACGCTTAAAAACGTTAGTTCAGAAAAATTAGCAGGTGCTAAGACGTTAAAAGATTCTATGAATTTAGCGATTCAGTACAACCTAAGCAAAGCCATGAACACTAGCGATCTTAACGAAGATGAAGATATCGTAATAGATATTAACGAAACTGTTGTTATGATTTCTATTGATGATGATATGTTATTTAACACAGCAAGTTATAGAGTTGGAAACAAAGCAGATAAAATCTTACAGAAATTAGCTGACGTCATCAATTCTGAGCCTAGTTTAGATGTTATGGTAGAAGGTCATACAGATTCCAGAAGTATAAACACAGATAAAATTGCAGACAACTGGGATTTAAGTGTATTACGTGCCACTTCAGTAGTAAGAAAATTACAAAAGCAATTTAAGGTTGCACCAGAACAATTAATTGCATCTGGACGCAGTAGCTACCAGCCTCTAGTTGAAAACGATACGAATGCTAACAGAGCTAAAAATCGTAGAACACGCATTATTTTAATGCCAAACATTGATAAGTTCTTTGCTATGATGGAAGCAAAATAA